The Amycolatopsis viridis genome window below encodes:
- a CDS encoding HAD family hydrolase, translated as MDAVVFDLDGVLVDSEQTWDEVRRAVVAEHGGTWTAEATRAMQGMSTPEWARYLVEELGARLTPERIAHVVIDGMAHRYADGPPVLPGAPEAVRAVGQRYPVAIASSSPPVLITAFLTATGLTGLVEVAVSSEQVPAGKPAPDVYLEAARRLKVDATRCAAVEDTTNGLKAALAAGMSVYAVPNPHFPPDPAVLARAHRVLDTVADLPAALGQEN; from the coding sequence ATGGACGCGGTGGTATTCGACCTCGACGGGGTGCTCGTCGACTCCGAACAGACCTGGGACGAGGTGCGCCGCGCGGTCGTCGCCGAGCACGGCGGCACCTGGACCGCGGAGGCGACCCGCGCGATGCAGGGGATGAGCACCCCGGAATGGGCGCGGTACCTGGTCGAGGAGCTCGGCGCGCGGCTGACGCCGGAACGGATCGCCCACGTCGTGATCGACGGGATGGCGCACCGCTACGCCGACGGTCCGCCGGTGCTGCCCGGCGCACCGGAAGCCGTCCGCGCGGTCGGGCAGCGCTACCCGGTCGCGATCGCCAGCTCGTCCCCGCCGGTGCTGATCACGGCGTTCCTGACGGCGACCGGCCTGACCGGTCTGGTCGAGGTCGCCGTGTCCAGCGAACAGGTGCCCGCGGGCAAGCCGGCGCCGGACGTCTACCTCGAAGCCGCCCGCAGGCTGAAGGTGGACGCGACGAGGTGCGCGGCGGTCGAGGACACCACGAACGGGCTGAAGGCAGCGCTGGCCGCGGGCATGTCGGTCTACGCGGTGCCCAATCCGCACTTCCCGCCGGACCCGGCGGTGCTGGCGCGGGCGCACCGCGTCCTGGACACCGTGGCGGACTTGCCGGCCGCGCTGGGGCAGGAGAACTGA
- a CDS encoding ArsR/SmtB family transcription factor, with translation MRSLPQPAPESLSLAPVLHALGDQVRLELVRRASTAPGASCSELADGLDVPLSTLTNHWRILREAGLIAMSVDGRHRRVQLRADDLHHRFPGLLDPILRLAARE, from the coding sequence ATGCGATCGCTGCCACAGCCCGCCCCGGAGTCACTCAGCCTCGCGCCGGTCCTGCACGCGCTCGGGGACCAGGTGCGCCTGGAACTGGTGCGCCGGGCGTCGACCGCACCCGGCGCGAGCTGCTCCGAACTCGCCGACGGCCTGGACGTGCCCCTGTCCACGCTGACCAACCACTGGCGGATCCTGCGGGAGGCCGGGCTGATCGCGATGAGCGTCGACGGCAGGCACCGCCGGGTCCAGCTGCGCGCCGACGACCTGCACCACCGCTTCCCGGGGCTGCTCGACCCGATCCTGCGCCTCGCCGCGCGGGAATAG